A segment of the Arachis hypogaea cultivar Tifrunner chromosome 5, arahy.Tifrunner.gnm2.J5K5, whole genome shotgun sequence genome:
acaaattaccaaatttttaaGGATAAAATGATCTCATTTTTTTGCGTTACATTGCGATTCTCCAAGTTAGCTCCAAACCCGCTAGTCCACTCCGCTTTACCATTCTAAGCAACCCATTGTACCCTATTTTTTGTTTTAGCTTGGGTTGGACTTCTGCCCTATTGACCGACATATAGAAAAAGATTACCAACGTTTTTTCGCCTTTTTCTATATACCAACTAATAGGGTGGAGACCCAACTTAAGCGAAGCCTAGCAAAAGATATTGTTTCTATCCAACCTTAAATTAAtcactcttcttctttctctatgAAGCTGTTCAAAGTACCTTCTCTCTAATACTTAGTCATCGAGCTCTGCCTCTCCTCCAAGACATGTACTCATCATCGCCATTGTCATTCTAGCTCTACCTCTCCCTTTCAAGTATTGTCATAACCTTTTTTCTTACTCACGCTGTCTCAATCTGCTTCTGTTCGTGTTACTATTTTGCTTTTATGCTCTCAATGTATTTTTTGTGTGTGCTCACCGTTGTCTGAATCTGCTTCTAATTAGTTTGTTTGTCTTTATTTATTGCTATTTGAATTTATTCTTCCTTGCGTTGTCATTCAATGACTGAGGAAGAGGGatttaagattttttaattttttatattctttttaatttttaaagattaaaaCAATGTCTTTTTGTGAATTTTGCCAAAACCGGCCAGGTTCCAATTCAATTCAACCAATCGATTCTCGGTTGATTTTTTAGTTAattcaaaacttaatttaaaaGCCATATTTCGATATGTACATTTTTAGGATGCCTCTAATAACTATTTAATGACAAGTACTCTTTTTTAGGTAGATCCTATTTTAATGAGAAtttatttagataaaaattaaatccaaaaatctcaattattttaaaaaaattaaaatccaatAGCACTAAGGATGGCAAAAAAATCCACACCCTTAAGAATTATTCGTGACAAAAAGACTAACGAAAATTTGTAAAATCTCAACGAGAATAAAAATTTACTCTCACAAATAAATAGAAATCGAGACAGAGATCGAGGTACTTATTCTGCGAAGAcctgtaaaatttttcaaaaaacatttatttaaacatttttatatgtaagttatataagtaattctattttattttattttaatttatatattaaaaattttatatatatattattatattaaatttgtatttaatttaatatatttaattaaactgtataaaatttattatgattgtataaattcaaaaaaaaaatttaaatttagtatATTCATAAATACCTGCAAATATCTATCTtctccaaaaataaaaataaaaatctgagacaaaaattaaattaaaaccgaAATATCTTACTAAACGGGACAAAGGACAGGGGGCCGGGGGAGAGTCCCCGCCCAGTGGAGACCCATTACCGTCCTTAAATAGCACCAACCTACTATCTTATTCAACCCTTCCCTCCCCACGGCCAAAAAGAAAAGCCTCTCCTATTTCCGCCGGATTCTGCCTCCGTCAAGTTCTAATTGGAATAATGGAGGCGGAGGAGGGAGCAAGTGGCCGTGGATAGAGAGACGACCAGATTGGTTTAGAAAGCGCGATCACAAAGCACAACCGTCAAGCTCTGGCCGCAGCAGCAGTGCCGTCTGGATTCCATGGAGCTGTGAGAACTGCCAAGGAGCAAAGATTGATTGCCGTCATCAGAGGCAGCAGCTCATCAAGAGAGGAATAGAAGCTCGCTCACTGTAAGGGAAGCCAGAGGTGCGGCGCAGTGAAGCTCGTTCGCCGTCTTCAGAATCGGAACCAGCAGCAGAACCTCCGACAGCGCAAGCGGTGCAGCTTAATTGGGATGGCGGAGGAGACGATCGTGAAGATCAGCGAGTTAACACGGATCTCTGAGGACTAGATCGAGAGTAGACTAAGGATCCGTTTCCTtcggcgaaaaaaaagaaaaaaaaaaaacctctccTTTCCAATAGCGTCAACCTGCAACCATGGCTGCCTGCACTTGGCAGTTACGCCTGCAACCACACCTTTCCGACACTACCTAATGTGAAGTTACAGTTATACCCCATATATCATTAATTTCCACAAATAACCTTGTgataaaaaatttgtgtttacTGCACTAAACATTATTAAGAGACTGTCACATATAAATTACCCTTCACTCATGCCACATGTTAAGCTATTATGGGTTGGCCAAAATCTAGCCACCTATAGCCATAAACTTGGCCACCAGAAACTTGACCTTGATATATTTTTAGGAGATTgcttaactttttaaaaaagttaaaaattaatatttaattttaaaaatataaaaataaataattattaaatatttaaaacttaccGTAACAAGTTAAGCAAAAATTAGATATCATATTATAGGTACTATAGAATTCCCCATATTTCTACATACAAACCAAACAAAAACACCTTAGGAGGTGTTATCCCACACCACAATGACTCCGAAATTTGACGAAACTCATGATGACCGTGGAGTAAACTGTAAACCCCTTCTACTGTCGAAGTAAGTATTTTACCAAATACACACCATCAGTGTTATACTTCCAAAATAACTTATCACTATTAAGCAGTATCTTTAAAAGTGTTTGTTATTCCTCACACTCACTCCTATTGGAGGTTCCAAAACCAAAAAAGCCATCCAGAAAACCACACTACACGGCTCCAAGTCTCCAACCCTTTCGATTTCAGATCATGCAAGGATGAGGTGACTTGTTGCATAAGGCTAAATTTGCGATCGACTAATCTTCCCGGTGTTTTTTATGTAACAAGTTGCGAATCCCCTTTATCTATAGTGAACGGGACTAAATGATTAATGTGACGACAAAAGTATAACTCGAGAAAGGTAAAAGGGAAAAAGAATCAAAAGCAATACGACAATTATATAACGTAACTTGGCAAAGTAACAACAGTTGTAATTCTTGAATGTTATCTTCACAATAGTCGATTACAATTAGCGAAACTTATAAAAGAACAAATTAGGCGATTATTTCAAGCACATTTGTTGTCTCGGCATTATGAATATAGGACGAAATTATTGATGTGAGCAACAAATTATAACTGAGAAAGGCACCAGCCTCCAGCATTTCTTACCttccaaaattatttttaaaaaatacctcTCCAGAAACAAAGGGGGAAAAAgacaataagaaaaaaaaaactaaaattatgtaaCTTTCCAAAGTAACAAGCTGAAATTCTTGAAGGTTATATTTACCCCATTGCCTTCTTTCCTGCTCGTCTAATAATTAGATATGTACATGGTGTTGAGTTGAACTCGGTCTTGTATGTACACAAACCTATCTCATCTTCCCAGCTTGTGGCTTTACTCGCAAAGAACAATCACACATGAGCGTGCGTATTTCATCTCACAATGCCACCAATGGGTAAAAAAACATTCATTACCGATTCCAAGATCTCAAGTACGGCTTTCCCATTTGATCATTCTGATGTGGCAAGCTCATCCATGCCATATCATCAGGTACCAGGCCACTACTAGGTGCCTCGCGTCCACTGAAGTATTCTAGCGGATGAGAAGCCTGTGGAGCAACAGCATTGGTCCTGGAGGTATCAGTATCTACTACTCCATAAGGTCTTTGTGCTAGAAAGTCATCAGTGTTTCGGAACGAATCATAAGAGCTACGCGGATGTAACTGGTTACACTGTGATAGAATACTAAATAAGCTCTGATCAGAGTTTGTTGCAGTGCCAAGACTGTGACTTGAAATACTGCTGCCATCAGATCCATTCCAGCCACCATGAACTTGATCAGCAGGAAACCAATGATGACCACTAAAATCTGCAGTATTTAAGTGAGACTGGGAAGGTGTGCGAGCAGTATTGGAGGTCCAATCCGGCATATTTACAGCGGCCAATGAATCTTGCCCGGGAACTAACCGAGCTTGCCTGGGGACTAAGTACCTTCCTCCATTGGAATAAATATTCTGTGGCATGCTTTCTGATGTGTAAACCTCATTAGCTCTCCTCTGCCCCTGGTCCAAAGACAGTGATGTCTGCAAAGGGTCCTTAAAATGGCTAGATAATTGGCTATCCCCCATTATAAcattgttcgaagcctggaagtTCATTTCGGATCCTTTTTGCTCATGATGATAGGATATCACACCATCTCCCTTGAGGAAAGATTGAAGTAAGTCACTTCGACCCTGGCTTTGGTAAGAACTGAAGGTTTGATCATGTAACTGTCTGTGTAACAATTCTTTACCAGTCTCTTCCTGATGTAACCCAGCTTCAAGGTCAATCAAACAAGCTCGTTCTTCATTCTCTCTAGGATTCGCCAATGATAATCCATGGGTTGTGTACTCATGGGTCCCAGCAGTATCAAAGAATGGATGTGGCATTTCAACTGCTTGCCATACATCACTGCTAGAATTGAAAGGGCGTCCTTCATCAATAGAAACATCCCGCGTGTTCTTATCCCCTGgataatctattttattttgtgatGCATTGCCCAATGTTGGGGAAATTAAATTCTTTTCTAACTTCATACTCATTGAGTTGAACTCGTCAATCCTACCACCATAAGTGTCTTGTGGGGATTGGTTCTCTGGGGTCCTTGCAACAGAAACTTCATCTTTCAGGCTAGACTTATCATTTTGAACTTCATCCTCTGCCAGTTCCTGAAGCTCATTCTCCAAGCTCACATCATCCTCATCATGACCTTGAATCTTTCTACCTGCTGTATTATCATCACCCGAATCCTGAAGCCCACTGCTTGATTTCATGTCATCCTCATTCTTATCCTGAAGCTCACCCCCTGATGTCACGTTATCCTCATCTTTATCCGGAAGCTCACCACTTGATGTCGTGTTTTCTTCATCCTGATCTTGAAGATCATCCCCGGAGCTCATGTTAGTCTCATCCTTATCCTGAAGCTCGCTGGCTGGGCTAAAACTGTCCTCTTCCTGAAGTATAAATGATAAATGGAAATGAAGGCATTACCAAAAATAAATGCTGGTAATAAGATATTCAAAGCATTTGAGAAGTTTATAGAAGACGAGCAATCTTGCTCATAGGAAATATGAATTCAGAAAAGGAACCACTATAACAGACCTCGCCGAGTGGATTAGATTTTTCCTTCACCTCCACCAGCAACGAATTTATCACTGCGTGTCTCTGTCTGTGTCTCTCCATCCAATTAGCGTATGCTGCAGGAAGGGCTTTGTTCACCAACTCTAACCTATGGAAATAAAACAGAGTCTGCTAAGAAATAcagatgaaattttcaaaaagattaATAAAATCATATGTTGAAATGATAACTACTAAAAAATAAAGTGCTCAAATCTCACTAACCAATGCTCATGCAACTTA
Coding sequences within it:
- the LOC112802638 gene encoding uncharacterized protein isoform X1, producing the protein MAADQRRKRLNGASIVSYGSREQQRAKRKNLGLMQHDLRMKSHITVEWDSSQKRVVAKQEQIGITWRQMKPFFNFVSNDHNVLADVLTVPKEFFDLDNLKEVLSYKVWKNHLSENERNLLVHFLPHGLEPHQVVEELLAGNNIHFGNPFLKWGASLCSGDLHPDVIVDQERHLKSEKRAYYSQLHNYHNDMIGFLVKLKERWQSCKDPEKDIVQKIWRSKNVEKRVSSNVNDLKVYDHDGNFTVTSESCSWDAEEKEFSCDNQIFSVKRDEKLQRSRVLEIGSMKGKSTNLMVSSDDVHNVGERLKKGDKLSKRNIHSTEGDKYMSCIKISKQQHELVKSMKQSGRIIQSKTLNRVLGNLDNIHVQPYEVFVKEEQNKLHEHWLELVNKALPAAYANWMERHRQRHAVINSLLVEVKEKSNPLGEEEDSFSPASELQDKDETNMSSGDDLQDQDEENTTSSGELPDKDEDNVTSGGELQDKNEDDMKSSSGLQDSGDDNTAGRKIQGHDEDDVSLENELQELAEDEVQNDKSSLKDEVSVARTPENQSPQDTYGGRIDEFNSMSMKLEKNLISPTLGNASQNKIDYPGDKNTRDVSIDEGRPFNSSSDVWQAVEMPHPFFDTAGTHEYTTHGLSLANPRENEERACLIDLEAGLHQEETGKELLHRQLHDQTFSSYQSQGRSDLLQSFLKGDGVISYHHEQKGSEMNFQASNNVIMGDSQLSSHFKDPLQTSLSLDQGQRRANEVYTSESMPQNIYSNGGRYLVPRQARLVPGQDSLAAVNMPDWTSNTARTPSQSHLNTADFSGHHWFPADQVHGGWNGSDGSSISSHSLGTATNSDQSLFSILSQCNQLHPRSSYDSFRNTDDFLAQRPYGVVDTDTSRTNAVAPQASHPLEYFSGREAPSSGLVPDDMAWMSLPHQNDQMGKPYLRSWNR
- the LOC112802638 gene encoding uncharacterized protein isoform X2; its protein translation is MAADQRRKRLNGASIVSYGSREQQRAKRKNLGLMQHDLRMKSHITVEWDSSQKRVVAKQEQIGITWRQMKPFFNFVSNDHNVLADVLTVPKEFFDLDNLKEVLSYKVWKNHLSENERNLLVHFLPHGLEPHQVVEELLAGNNIHFGNPFLKWGASLCSGDLHPDVIVDQERHLKSEKRAYYSQLHNYHNDMIGFLVKLKERWQSCKDPEKDIVQKIWRSKNVEKRVSSNVNDLKVYDHDGNFTVTSESCSWDAEEKEFSCDNQIFSVKRDEKLQRRVLEIGSMKGKSTNLMVSSDDVHNVGERLKKGDKLSKRNIHSTEGDKYMSCIKISKQQHELVKSMKQSGRIIQSKTLNRVLGNLDNIHVQPYEVFVKEEQNKLHEHWLELVNKALPAAYANWMERHRQRHAVINSLLVEVKEKSNPLGEEEDSFSPASELQDKDETNMSSGDDLQDQDEENTTSSGELPDKDEDNVTSGGELQDKNEDDMKSSSGLQDSGDDNTAGRKIQGHDEDDVSLENELQELAEDEVQNDKSSLKDEVSVARTPENQSPQDTYGGRIDEFNSMSMKLEKNLISPTLGNASQNKIDYPGDKNTRDVSIDEGRPFNSSSDVWQAVEMPHPFFDTAGTHEYTTHGLSLANPRENEERACLIDLEAGLHQEETGKELLHRQLHDQTFSSYQSQGRSDLLQSFLKGDGVISYHHEQKGSEMNFQASNNVIMGDSQLSSHFKDPLQTSLSLDQGQRRANEVYTSESMPQNIYSNGGRYLVPRQARLVPGQDSLAAVNMPDWTSNTARTPSQSHLNTADFSGHHWFPADQVHGGWNGSDGSSISSHSLGTATNSDQSLFSILSQCNQLHPRSSYDSFRNTDDFLAQRPYGVVDTDTSRTNAVAPQASHPLEYFSGREAPSSGLVPDDMAWMSLPHQNDQMGKPYLRSWNR